A window from Chryseobacterium vaccae encodes these proteins:
- a CDS encoding GLPGLI family protein, whose product MKKLFFLLFPLLFSAQTHRFVYLFQYKKDSLAQDFTKANMILDVNPDDVKFYPYSYAQTDSLNTIRGQKRSRWDDDLPAIIRKKDSFENTSLILLNDFFSLKSTDKMNWKLLSDTKVDGQYNLQKATTNFGGRQWIAWFCKDINLSEGPYKFRGLPGLIFEIEDSNRNYIFKLAKSMKFPKTYETPFLESFIGKKPLLVTEKIIAKKQLELYNDPLHDVAEAFKSNTNPDNTFYVLGVQIKSLDQLKGMSDERRKMMLKENNPIEIDKAVKYPLN is encoded by the coding sequence GTGAAAAAACTCTTCTTCTTATTATTTCCTTTACTGTTTAGTGCACAGACACATCGCTTTGTTTACCTGTTTCAATATAAAAAAGATTCATTGGCACAAGATTTTACTAAAGCCAATATGATTCTGGACGTTAATCCTGATGATGTCAAATTTTATCCTTACTCTTACGCTCAAACAGATTCTCTGAATACTATCCGTGGCCAGAAAAGATCAAGATGGGATGATGATCTTCCTGCCATTATCAGGAAGAAGGATTCTTTTGAAAATACTTCATTGATTTTGCTGAATGATTTTTTTTCTTTAAAATCAACGGATAAAATGAACTGGAAGCTTTTAAGTGATACAAAAGTTGACGGACAGTATAATTTGCAGAAAGCAACCACAAATTTTGGAGGCAGACAATGGATCGCTTGGTTCTGCAAAGACATCAATTTAAGCGAAGGACCCTATAAGTTCCGTGGGCTTCCGGGGCTCATCTTTGAAATAGAAGACAGCAACAGGAATTATATTTTTAAACTGGCTAAAAGTATGAAGTTTCCCAAGACTTATGAAACCCCGTTCCTGGAGAGTTTTATTGGAAAGAAACCTCTTCTTGTGACGGAGAAGATCATTGCAAAAAAGCAGCTGGAACTCTACAATGATCCACTGCATGATGTTGCAGAAGCATTCAAATCAAATACCAATCCCGACAATACATTTTATGTTTTAGGAGTACAGATCAAAAGTTTGGACCAGTTAAAAGGAATGTCTGATGAAAGAAGAAAAATGATGCTCAAAGAAAACAATCCCATCGAAATTGATAAAGCCGTAAAATATCCTTTGAATTAA
- the rpsJ gene encoding 30S ribosomal protein S10: MSQRIRIKLKSYDYNLVDKSAEKIVKTVKATGAVVNGPIPLPTNKRIFTVLRSPHVNKKAREQFQLSAHKRLMDIYSSSSKTVDALMKLELPSGVDVEIKV, from the coding sequence ATGTCACAAAGAATCAGAATAAAACTAAAATCTTACGATTACAACTTGGTAGACAAGTCTGCTGAGAAAATCGTAAAAACGGTAAAGGCTACTGGTGCTGTTGTAAACGGACCAATTCCATTGCCAACGAATAAGAGAATCTTCACAGTGTTGAGATCTCCGCACGTAAACAAGAAAGCAAGAGAGCAGTTCCAGTTATCAGCTCACAAGAGACTAATGGATATCTACTCTTCTTCTTCTAAGACTGTTGATGCTCTAATGAAATTAGAACTTCCTTCAGGTGTAGATGTAGAAATTAAAGTGTGA
- the fusA gene encoding elongation factor G, producing the protein MSRDLKFTRNIGIAAHIDAGKTTTTERILFYTGVNHKIGEVHDGASTMDWMEQEAERGITITSAATTCSWNFPTDQGKPVADTKPYHFNIIDTPGHVDFTVEVNRSLRVLDGLVFLFSAVDGVEPQSETNWRLADNYKVARMGFVNKMDRQGADFLNVVNQVKDMLGSNAVPIVLPIGAEEDFKGVVDLIKNRAIIWDEAGQGATFEVVPIPEDMKDEVLEYREKLVEAVSEYDETLMEKFFEDPDSITEEEINAALRAATIDLSIIPMTCGSSFKNKGVQFMLDAVCKYLPSPLDKDDIKGTDPRTDAEITRKPSVDEPFAALAFKIATDPFVGRLAFFRAYSGRLDAGSYILNTRSGDKERISRIYQMHANKQNPVEYIEAGDIGAAVGFKSIKTGDTMCDEKNPIVLESMVFPDPVIGIAVEPKTKADQDKMGNALAKLAEEDPTFTVRTDEASGQTIISGMGELHLDIIVDRMRREFKVEVNQGQPQVEYKENLTKVASHREVYKKQSGGKGKFADIVFELGPADEGKVGLEFINEIKGGNVPREFVPAIEKGFKAAMKNGPLAGFEVEGIKVVLKDGSFHAVDSDALSFEMAAKLGFKEAGRAAKPVIMEPIMKLEVVTPEEYMGNIIGDLNKRRGTISGQEEKNGAIVIKGSVPLSEMFGYVTTLRTLSSGRATSSMELEKYQATPQNVAEDIIAKAKG; encoded by the coding sequence ATGAGTAGAGATCTTAAATTTACAAGAAATATTGGTATTGCCGCTCACATTGATGCTGGTAAAACTACTACTACAGAAAGAATCTTATTCTATACAGGTGTAAACCATAAAATTGGAGAAGTTCACGATGGTGCTTCTACAATGGACTGGATGGAGCAGGAAGCAGAAAGAGGGATTACTATTACTTCTGCTGCAACTACTTGTTCTTGGAACTTTCCAACAGATCAGGGAAAACCTGTTGCAGACACTAAACCTTACCACTTCAACATTATCGATACACCGGGACACGTTGACTTCACTGTAGAAGTAAACAGATCTTTAAGAGTATTGGATGGATTGGTATTCTTATTCTCAGCAGTAGATGGAGTAGAGCCTCAGTCTGAAACAAACTGGAGACTTGCTGACAACTACAAAGTTGCTAGAATGGGATTCGTAAACAAAATGGACAGACAGGGTGCTGACTTCCTTAACGTGGTAAACCAGGTTAAAGATATGTTAGGATCTAACGCGGTTCCAATCGTTTTACCAATCGGTGCTGAAGAAGATTTCAAAGGTGTTGTTGACTTAATTAAAAACAGAGCGATCATCTGGGATGAAGCAGGACAAGGAGCTACTTTCGAAGTAGTGCCAATTCCTGAAGACATGAAAGATGAAGTTCTTGAATATAGAGAGAAACTTGTAGAAGCTGTTTCTGAGTATGACGAAACTTTGATGGAGAAATTCTTTGAAGATCCGGATTCAATTACAGAAGAAGAAATCAATGCTGCATTGAGAGCTGCTACTATCGATTTATCTATTATCCCAATGACTTGTGGTTCTTCATTCAAGAACAAAGGAGTACAGTTTATGTTGGATGCAGTATGTAAATACTTGCCTTCTCCATTGGATAAAGATGATATCAAAGGTACTGATCCAAGAACTGACGCTGAAATCACAAGAAAACCATCTGTAGATGAGCCTTTCGCAGCTTTAGCATTTAAGATTGCTACTGACCCGTTCGTGGGAAGATTAGCATTCTTCAGAGCATACTCTGGAAGACTTGATGCAGGTTCTTATATCTTGAACACGCGTTCAGGAGATAAAGAAAGAATCTCAAGAATCTATCAGATGCACGCTAATAAGCAGAATCCAGTAGAATATATTGAAGCTGGTGATATTGGTGCTGCGGTAGGATTCAAATCTATCAAAACTGGTGATACAATGTGTGACGAGAAAAACCCAATCGTTCTTGAATCGATGGTTTTCCCTGATCCGGTAATTGGTATCGCTGTTGAGCCTAAAACTAAAGCTGACCAGGATAAAATGGGTAACGCTCTAGCTAAATTGGCTGAAGAAGATCCAACGTTTACAGTGAGAACTGATGAAGCTTCTGGACAAACAATTATCTCTGGTATGGGTGAGCTTCACTTGGATATCATTGTAGACCGTATGAGAAGAGAATTCAAAGTTGAAGTAAACCAAGGACAACCTCAGGTAGAGTACAAAGAAAACTTAACAAAAGTTGCCAGCCACAGAGAAGTTTACAAAAAGCAATCTGGAGGTAAAGGTAAATTTGCTGATATTGTATTTGAACTAGGACCTGCAGACGAAGGTAAAGTTGGTTTAGAATTCATCAATGAGATCAAAGGTGGTAACGTTCCTAGAGAATTTGTTCCTGCCATTGAAAAAGGCTTTAAAGCTGCAATGAAGAACGGTCCTTTGGCTGGTTTCGAAGTTGAAGGTATTAAAGTGGTTCTTAAAGACGGATCTTTCCACGCGGTGGATTCTGATGCTCTTTCCTTTGAAATGGCTGCTAAGTTAGGATTTAAAGAAGCGGGACGTGCTGCTAAGCCAGTAATTATGGAGCCTATTATGAAACTGGAAGTTGTAACTCCGGAAGAATATATGGGTAACATCATTGGTGACCTTAACAAGAGAAGAGGTACCATCAGTGGTCAGGAAGAGAAAAATGGAGCTATTGTAATCAAAGGTTCTGTTCCACTTTCTGAAATGTTTGGATATGTAACAACTCTAAGAACACTTTCATCAGGAAGAGCTACCTCTTCTATGGAATTAGAGAAGTACCAGGCTACTCCACAAAACGTTGCTGAAGATATCATCGCTAAAGCAAAAGGTTAA
- the rpsG gene encoding 30S ribosomal protein S7, with protein sequence MRKTKAKKRPLLPDPKFNDQLVTRFVNNLMLDGKKSIAFKIFYDALDIVETKKGETEKTALEIWKDALTNVMPHVEVRSRRVGGANFQIPMPIRADRKISMAMKWLISYSKKRNDKSMALKLANEVVAASREEGAAFKKKSDTHKMAEANKAFSHFKF encoded by the coding sequence ATGAGAAAGACAAAAGCGAAAAAAAGACCGTTGTTACCAGATCCAAAGTTTAATGATCAATTGGTAACGAGATTCGTAAACAACTTGATGCTTGACGGTAAGAAGTCAATCGCATTCAAAATATTCTATGATGCATTAGATATCGTAGAAACTAAAAAAGGAGAAACGGAAAAAACTGCCCTTGAAATCTGGAAAGATGCACTTACAAATGTAATGCCTCACGTAGAAGTACGTTCTAGAAGAGTAGGTGGAGCTAACTTCCAAATTCCTATGCCAATCAGAGCTGACAGAAAAATTTCTATGGCAATGAAATGGTTAATTAGCTACTCTAAAAAGAGAAATGATAAGTCTATGGCTTTGAAATTAGCTAATGAAGTAGTAGCTGCTTCAAGAGAAGAAGGTGCTGCTTTCAAAAAGAAATCTGATACTCACAAAATGGCGGAAGCTAATAAGGCTTTCTCACACTTTAAATTCTAA
- the rpsL gene encoding 30S ribosomal protein S12, translated as MPTIQQLVRKGRATLAKKSKSAALDSCPQRRGVCTRVYTTTPKKPNSALRKVARVRLSNGKEVNAYIPGEGHNLQEHSIVLVRGGRVKDLPGVRYHIVRGALDTAGVNGRTQRRSKYGAKRPKPGQAAAAPAKGKKK; from the coding sequence ATGCCTACTATTCAACAATTAGTAAGAAAAGGAAGAGCCACGCTTGCCAAGAAGAGCAAATCGGCTGCCCTTGATTCTTGTCCACAAAGACGTGGTGTATGTACGAGAGTATATACTACTACACCGAAGAAACCTAACTCTGCACTTAGAAAAGTAGCAAGGGTAAGACTTTCTAACGGTAAAGAAGTGAATGCCTATATCCCGGGCGAAGGACATAATCTTCAAGAGCACTCGATAGTATTGGTTAGAGGCGGAAGGGTGAAAGACCTACCGGGAGTACGTTACCACATCGTAAGAGGTGCATTAGATACCGCTGGTGTAAATGGAAGAACTCAGAGAAGATCTAAGTACGGAGCTAAGAGACCTAAACCAGGACAAGCAGCTGCTGCTCCTGCAAAAGGAAAGAAAAAATAA
- a CDS encoding TonB-dependent siderophore receptor: MNKVVSFSLLVLGGVFVNAQQVNDSIKKSKEIDEVELFGEKKKQPAGLETVTRLPLKTRDQIQSISVISHKAIEELGALTVTDVAKNVPGVTLFSSYGGGNESMSIRGYRGVPVLKNGVQMDSDFRTAGMITDMQGVENIQVLKGSAAVTQGIGDGLGSAGGVINVVTKKPNFINSGNIGFRYGSWDFYRPTVDVQRVLDSQGRVAVRFNGAYQNNNSFRSHVEGERIYINPSVAFRPDDKTQIVVELDYLHDKRTPDRGTINLADANVEALYKMPKGAFLGYTTDFTKVQSFNFSTTAERKLTDKLKLRAAFISAEREVNSEASSIAHAKNTPWTERYRTIGKSRSIDANKVFQADFIGQDIQTGFIKHTFQVGVDWKESEVTTYAFNAYKNSITAANIINAGNPLDSFDVMQGISNTLPVNVLYQQSKDPGVVKTPTFGAMAQNVMSFGKYFKAHAGIRYSMVNGSDKSTSNAWNPSFGLMFFPMENLNVFGSYTTTTSLRTVNNVLLSGGTVGPSTTKQWEAGIKSDWFNERLRFNVTLFDIKTDHLSFTILDENYNPVVIDKQTMYGLAGNLRRKGVEVELIGRILPNLQVMSGWAYLDAQYEDSPAYVNGSAPMNAPKHTANGWLNYKFNTGALTGLDVGAGIYYVGKRPVDEWTQKTFTAGHANSVKPGEKPFDMPEYTTVDAQVGYTLKNGIGMRVFFNNIFDAVGYSSYFRGGYIDQIQPRNFAVQVNYKF; this comes from the coding sequence ATGAATAAAGTAGTATCCTTTTCTCTGCTTGTACTGGGTGGGGTTTTTGTAAACGCACAGCAAGTGAATGATTCTATTAAAAAATCAAAAGAAATTGACGAGGTAGAATTGTTCGGTGAAAAAAAGAAACAGCCGGCAGGACTTGAAACGGTAACCAGGCTCCCTTTGAAAACCAGAGATCAGATCCAAAGTATTTCTGTTATTTCCCATAAGGCCATTGAAGAATTAGGAGCACTTACGGTAACTGATGTTGCCAAAAATGTACCGGGTGTTACCCTATTTTCAAGCTATGGTGGAGGAAACGAAAGTATGTCAATTAGAGGTTATAGAGGAGTTCCTGTTTTAAAAAATGGAGTTCAGATGGATTCTGACTTCCGTACTGCAGGAATGATTACCGATATGCAGGGAGTTGAGAATATTCAGGTTCTGAAAGGTTCGGCAGCAGTTACCCAGGGAATAGGTGACGGGCTGGGATCAGCAGGAGGGGTAATCAATGTAGTAACAAAGAAACCTAACTTTATCAATAGCGGTAATATCGGTTTTAGATATGGAAGCTGGGATTTTTACAGACCGACTGTAGATGTTCAGAGGGTTTTAGATTCTCAGGGAAGAGTTGCTGTAAGATTTAATGGTGCCTATCAGAATAATAACTCTTTCAGATCTCATGTAGAAGGTGAAAGAATTTACATTAACCCATCAGTCGCTTTCCGTCCGGATGATAAAACTCAAATTGTTGTTGAGCTGGATTATCTTCACGATAAACGTACACCGGACAGAGGAACCATCAATCTTGCGGACGCTAATGTGGAAGCTCTTTATAAGATGCCTAAAGGAGCATTCCTAGGATATACAACCGACTTTACAAAAGTTCAGTCATTTAACTTTTCTACAACAGCAGAAAGAAAACTTACTGACAAATTGAAGCTGAGAGCAGCTTTTATTTCAGCAGAAAGAGAGGTAAACAGTGAAGCTTCATCTATTGCCCATGCCAAAAATACTCCCTGGACAGAACGTTACAGAACAATTGGGAAAAGCAGAAGCATTGATGCTAATAAAGTATTTCAGGCAGATTTCATAGGACAGGATATTCAGACCGGATTTATTAAACATACATTCCAGGTTGGGGTAGATTGGAAAGAAAGTGAAGTAACGACCTACGCCTTTAATGCCTATAAAAACTCTATAACAGCAGCAAACATTATTAATGCTGGTAATCCGCTTGATTCTTTTGATGTAATGCAGGGGATTTCAAATACTTTACCTGTCAATGTATTGTATCAGCAGTCTAAAGATCCGGGAGTGGTGAAAACACCAACTTTTGGGGCTATGGCACAGAATGTAATGTCTTTTGGTAAATATTTTAAAGCGCATGCCGGTATCCGATATAGCATGGTAAACGGATCTGATAAAAGTACAAGTAACGCATGGAATCCATCATTTGGATTAATGTTCTTCCCTATGGAAAACCTTAATGTTTTTGGATCATATACTACCACTACATCATTGAGAACAGTTAACAATGTTCTTTTATCCGGAGGAACAGTAGGTCCTTCTACAACTAAACAGTGGGAAGCCGGAATTAAATCAGACTGGTTTAATGAACGTCTTAGATTCAATGTTACCCTATTTGATATTAAGACAGATCATCTTTCATTTACAATTCTTGATGAAAACTATAACCCTGTTGTAATCGACAAACAGACCATGTATGGTCTGGCAGGAAACCTTAGAAGAAAAGGAGTTGAAGTAGAGCTTATCGGTAGAATTTTACCAAACCTTCAGGTAATGTCCGGATGGGCTTATCTGGATGCTCAATATGAAGACAGCCCGGCTTACGTTAATGGGTCTGCACCAATGAATGCACCTAAGCATACTGCGAACGGTTGGTTAAATTATAAATTCAATACAGGAGCTTTAACGGGGCTTGATGTAGGAGCAGGAATTTACTATGTAGGTAAAAGACCGGTTGATGAATGGACGCAAAAAACCTTTACTGCAGGCCATGCAAATAGTGTAAAGCCAGGGGAAAAACCTTTTGATATGCCGGAATATACTACGGTAGATGCTCAGGTGGGTTATACCCTTAAAAATGGTATTGGTATGAGGGTATTCTTCAATAATATCTTTGATGCAGTAGGATATAGCTCTTACTTCAGAGGAGGATATATCGATCAGATTCAGCCTAGAAACTTTGCCGTTCAGGTCAACTATAAATTCTAA